One genomic window of Pungitius pungitius chromosome 11, fPunPun2.1, whole genome shotgun sequence includes the following:
- the wnt4b gene encoding wingless-type MMTV integration site family, member 4b, whose amino-acid sequence MPTVSTVNLTAPLLLLLLWATHPTMATNWLSLARLPRSRPVSGAAPCARLRGLTPGQVGVCRARGEVMESVRKAAEMVIEECQHQFRNRRWNCSTTQRGINVFGRVMNQGTREAAFVHALSSAAVAMAVTRACTRGELERCGCDRKVRGVSPEGFQWSGCSDNLSYGVAFSQTFVDEPERAKGLSAGRPLMNLHNNEAGRKAILHNMQVECKCHGVSGSCELRTCWKVMPPFRRVGVVLKERFDGATEVRLTRIGSRTALLPRDPQVKPPAARDLVYLAPSPDFCHLDPDNGIPGTAGRKCNGTSRLAPDGCELVCCGPGYRAGRAEVVQRCSCKFSWCCSVRCQQCKNTVTIHTCRV is encoded by the exons aTGCCAACTGTCTCCACTGTCAATCTCACGGCaccactcctcctcctgttgctATGGGCAACCCACCCCACCATGGCAACCAACTGGCT CTCCCTGGCGAGGCTGCCTCGCTCCAGGCCCGTGTCCGGTGCTGCCCCGTGTGCGCGGCTGAGGGGGCTGACCCCGGGGCAGGTGGGGGTGTGCAGGGCGCGAGGAGAGGTCATGGAGTCCGTACGCAAGGCCGCCGAGATGGTCATAGAAGAG TGCCAGCACCAGTTCAGGAATCGACGCTGGAACTGTTCCACCACCCAACGTGGGATCAATGTATTCGGCAGAGTCATGAATCAAG GGACTCGCGAGGCGGCCTTTGTGCACGCTCTGTCCTCAGCGGCCGTGGCGATGGCTGTGACCCGAGCCTGCACCCGCGGGGAGCTGGAAAGGTGCGGCTGCGACAGGAAGGTCAGGGGGGTCAGCCCCGAGG GTTTCCAGTGGTCGGGGTGCAGTGACAACCTGTCCTACGGCGTGGCTTTCTCCCAGACATTCGTGGATGAACCAGAAAGAGCCAAGGGGCTTTCAGCGGGGCGCCCACTCATGAACCTCCACAACAACGAGGCTGGCCGGAAG GCCATCCTTCACAACATGCAGGTGGAGTGCAAGTGTCATGGCGTCTCCGGCTCCTGTGAGTTGAGGACCTGCTGGAAGGTCATGCCCCCGTTCAGGCGCGTTGGTGTCGTGCTCAAGGAGCGCTTTGATGGAGCCACAGAG GTCCGCCTGACTCGTATAGGATCCAGGACAGCCCTGCTCCCCCGTGACCCGCAGGTCAAACCCCCCGCTGCCAGAGACCTTGTGTACCTCGCTCCGTCTCCAGACTTCTGCCATCTCGACCCCGACAACGGTATTCCCGGGACTGCTGGTAGGAAGTGTAACG GAACCTCTCGACTGGCGCCGGACGGCTGCGAGCTGGTGTGCTGCGGGCCGGGGTACAGGGCGGGCCGGGCCGAGGTGGTGCAGCGCTGCTCCTGCAAGTTTTCCTGGTGCTGCTCGGTCCGCTGCCAGCAGTGCAAGAACACAGTCACCATTCACACCTGCAGGGTCTAA